Proteins encoded by one window of Enterococcus saccharolyticus subsp. saccharolyticus:
- a CDS encoding amino acid ABC transporter ATP-binding protein: MEMSEGIPVLFFFPLLEEPDSGVITIGEVTLDTSKYTKKEEYQLRQQTAMVFQNYNLFRNKTALENVTESLVANKKMSKKEAETYGLALLNRVGLSAQAKQYPVTLSGGQQQRVSIARALAVEPHALLFDEPTSALDPELVGEVLQVIRELAKQETTMVIVTHEMQFAKEVANRVVFMEDGKILHEGTPEEVLSSTTNARMNQFLKSIN, from the coding sequence ATGGAAATGTCAGAGGGCATCCCAGTGCTGTTCTTTTTTCCACTTTTGGAAGAACCTGATTCAGGAGTGATTACGATTGGCGAGGTCACACTGGATACGAGCAAATATACGAAAAAAGAAGAATATCAATTGCGCCAACAAACAGCGATGGTTTTTCAAAACTATAATCTGTTCCGAAATAAAACAGCGTTAGAAAATGTAACAGAATCACTGGTAGCGAATAAGAAGATGTCTAAAAAAGAAGCGGAAACGTATGGTTTAGCTTTGTTAAATAGAGTTGGATTGTCAGCACAAGCTAAACAATACCCAGTTACGCTATCAGGCGGACAACAACAACGTGTGAGTATTGCTCGAGCATTAGCAGTTGAGCCACATGCCTTATTATTTGATGAACCAACTTCTGCTTTAGATCCAGAATTGGTTGGAGAAGTATTACAAGTCATTCGTGAATTGGCTAAACAAGAAACGACCATGGTGATTGTGACACATGAAATGCAATTTGCGAAAGAAGTGGCCAATCGTGTCGTTTTTATGGAAGACGGCAAAATCTTACATGAAGGAACACCGGAAGAAGTTCTTTCATCGACAACTAATGCACGAATGAATCAATTTTTAAAGAGTATTAACTAA
- a CDS encoding LysR family transcriptional regulator encodes MNRFIALQKIVETGSFTKAAQSLGYTQPAISQMIASLEEEFSIQLLYRTRAGIQLTLEGEKLFPFIQNTILHQQLLEEAVEEIKGLKTGVIRIGTISSVSSQWLPSLIKQFQQHYPNVEFILYQADYTTIPELINKGEIDFGFINPDAVPHQDTIFLKEGELKAVLPCNHLLATLPSVTLEELSKEPFLLLEEGSLSEPLEAFKKKDLQPDIRLRVHDDYSILAMIEEGLGVSILPELVLKRTNYQVTILPITPTITRKIGILSKEKQMIPLASKYFIQFILDHIDLLS; translated from the coding sequence ATGAACCGATTCATTGCGTTACAAAAAATTGTAGAGACTGGCAGTTTCACAAAAGCTGCGCAAAGTTTAGGATATACACAACCTGCTATCAGCCAAATGATTGCCTCTCTTGAAGAAGAATTTTCAATCCAATTATTGTATCGAACACGTGCAGGTATCCAATTAACGTTAGAAGGAGAAAAGCTCTTTCCTTTTATTCAAAATACAATTTTACATCAACAACTTTTAGAAGAAGCGGTTGAAGAAATCAAAGGATTAAAAACTGGTGTCATTCGTATCGGAACAATTTCTAGTGTCTCTTCACAATGGCTACCTTCATTAATCAAACAATTCCAACAACACTATCCAAATGTCGAATTCATTTTATATCAAGCGGATTACACGACAATTCCTGAATTGATTAATAAAGGCGAAATTGATTTTGGTTTTATTAATCCAGATGCTGTCCCTCACCAAGATACTATTTTTTTAAAAGAAGGCGAATTAAAAGCGGTTCTTCCTTGCAATCATCTATTAGCGACACTTCCTAGTGTCACTTTAGAAGAATTGTCAAAAGAACCTTTTCTACTACTCGAAGAAGGCAGTTTAAGTGAGCCATTGGAAGCTTTCAAGAAAAAAGATTTACAACCAGATATCCGTCTGAGGGTTCATGATGATTATTCAATTTTAGCTATGATTGAAGAAGGATTAGGCGTAAGTATTTTACCAGAACTGGTATTGAAAAGAACCAATTACCAGGTCACTATTTTGCCAATCACACCTACAATTACACGAAAAATTGGGATTTTATCTAAAGAAAAACAAATGATTCCTCTAGCAAGTAAATATTTTATTCAATTTATTCTAGATCATATTGATTTATTATCTTAA
- a CDS encoding DMT family transporter produces the protein MNEEVKGHVLAMLTIFIWGTTFVSTKLLLSDFSPIEILFCRFFIGLIALSLLVFKRFRWTGWRRELILSIVGLCGVTLYFLWISLEHP, from the coding sequence ATGAATGAAGAAGTAAAAGGTCATGTCTTAGCAATGCTGACGATTTTTATTTGGGGAACCACGTTTGTGTCAACAAAATTATTATTAAGTGATTTTTCGCCCATTGAAATTTTATTTTGTCGTTTTTTTATTGGTTTGATAGCATTGTCACTTTTAGTATTTAAACGTTTTCGTTGGACAGGCTGGCGGAGAGAGCTGATTTTATCGATTGTCGGTCTTTGTGGTGTAACCTTGTATTTTTTATGGATTAGCCTAGAACACCCGTGA
- a CDS encoding HAD family hydrolase: MTKNIIAIDMDGTLLNEQQQISQENIDAIKQRAKQDLVYICSGRDSFDIRTILKRSNLQIPVASLNGSLILDGDTKIFSNPFTNREIRAMFQHIEKLPFKLFTNKGNYNAPNFIECMQDFFQKYGEAANQEREQNNLTYLRAYEKSTDSELYQPGLLDDEELEVYKLAIYLPESELSRQFYQTIKTEFQLPMTSSGLSDYELLPLGVDKGKTYDLMLDYFHLSDTRKVAIGDSPNDLPMMAVADVSFAVGNASEQVKDFCTHVVPSNDEHGVAYVLNNIESF, encoded by the coding sequence ATGACAAAAAATATAATTGCAATTGATATGGATGGCACGTTATTGAACGAGCAACAGCAAATCTCCCAGGAAAATATCGATGCAATCAAGCAACGTGCTAAACAGGATTTAGTGTATATTTGTTCAGGAAGAGATTCGTTTGATATTCGTACTATTTTAAAACGAAGTAATTTGCAGATTCCAGTTGCCTCATTGAATGGTTCACTTATTTTAGATGGTGATACGAAAATTTTTTCGAATCCGTTTACAAATAGAGAAATACGCGCGATGTTCCAACATATTGAAAAGCTGCCGTTTAAATTGTTTACGAATAAAGGCAATTACAATGCCCCGAATTTTATCGAATGCATGCAAGATTTTTTTCAAAAATATGGTGAAGCTGCCAATCAAGAACGAGAACAAAATAATTTAACGTATCTGCGTGCGTATGAAAAAAGTACCGATTCTGAACTTTATCAACCAGGATTATTGGATGATGAGGAGTTAGAAGTATACAAATTAGCTATTTATCTACCAGAAAGTGAGCTGAGTCGCCAATTCTATCAGACAATCAAAACAGAATTTCAATTACCGATGACATCTTCTGGATTGAGTGATTATGAACTATTACCTTTAGGCGTGGATAAAGGTAAAACCTATGACTTAATGTTGGATTATTTTCATCTTTCTGATACTAGAAAAGTAGCGATTGGCGATAGTCCTAATGATTTACCGATGATGGCCGTTGCAGATGTGTCGTTTGCTGTGGGAAATGCAAGTGAGCAAGTGAAAGATTTTTGTACCCATGTAGTTCCGTCAAACGACGAACATGGGGTTGCCTATGTATTAAATAATATTGAGTCATTTTAA
- a CDS encoding L,D-transpeptidase, which produces MKKLVGFLLGFLALISCNAYVLSNKTEAMPEQLIYAKEIEKEPTVTTTSTDTTTTEETKEAAPTKTLKQEAKIDWRAPSEDKAYPALRSSDVLLVDTQKQRVFIQREDKTIYTMYCSTGAEETPTPKGEFVIEPEKGETFFNADSGEGANYYVSFKDHGVYLFHSVPVDKSGEYIVEEAEELGHKANSHGCVRLSVPDAEWFYENSIVGMKVIIV; this is translated from the coding sequence ATGAAAAAATTAGTTGGCTTTCTCTTAGGTTTTCTTGCATTAATTAGTTGCAATGCGTATGTATTATCGAATAAAACCGAAGCAATGCCTGAACAACTAATCTATGCTAAAGAAATAGAAAAAGAACCTACTGTCACGACGACTTCCACAGATACGACCACTACAGAAGAAACAAAAGAAGCAGCGCCTACAAAAACACTGAAACAAGAAGCAAAAATTGATTGGCGCGCCCCTTCAGAAGATAAAGCCTATCCTGCTTTACGCAGTAGTGATGTTTTATTAGTCGATACACAAAAACAACGCGTCTTCATCCAACGAGAGGACAAAACAATTTATACCATGTATTGTTCAACTGGTGCTGAAGAAACACCGACTCCTAAAGGCGAATTTGTGATTGAGCCAGAAAAAGGAGAAACATTTTTCAATGCAGATTCTGGTGAAGGTGCAAATTATTATGTTTCTTTTAAAGATCATGGCGTTTACTTATTCCATAGTGTACCTGTCGACAAATCCGGTGAATACATTGTAGAAGAAGCTGAAGAACTAGGGCATAAAGCCAATTCGCATGGTTGTGTACGCCTTTCAGTTCCTGATGCAGAGTGGTTTTATGAAAACTCCATCGTTGGCATGAAAGTAATCATCGTCTAA
- a CDS encoding MmgE/PrpD family protein — translation MKSQQFVQHFLDVEVSKEAMPKAKLALLDYVSASLWARDSPELHQLKKAYSEQLVGDCVLIGDERTASSSFSALYNGFQAHLLDMDDTHGNVRGHPSAVLFSTFGRT, via the coding sequence GTGAAGTCACAGCAATTTGTTCAACATTTTTTAGATGTCGAAGTTTCAAAAGAAGCGATGCCAAAAGCGAAACTTGCTTTACTCGATTATGTGTCGGCTTCTCTATGGGCACGAGACTCACCTGAGTTACATCAATTAAAAAAGGCATATTCCGAACAATTAGTAGGCGATTGTGTACTAATTGGTGATGAGAGGACAGCAAGTTCATCATTTTCTGCTTTATACAATGGCTTTCAAGCACATTTATTAGATATGGATGACACGCATGGAAATGTCAGAGGGCATCCCAGTGCTGTTCTTTTTTCCACTTTTGGAAGAACCTGA
- a CDS encoding YbaK/EbsC family protein, whose translation MSLENVQAYFSTLGLADKIKILENSSATVEDAAHALGCLPEKIAKTMSFAVTEENPILIVMAGDAKVDNKKYKSVFGTRAKMLARDLVEAAIGHQPGGVCPFAINENVAVYLDESLKRFDVVYPAAGNDHSAVELTLDELEKYANVTEWIDVSKGW comes from the coding sequence ATGTCATTAGAAAATGTTCAAGCTTATTTTTCAACTTTAGGGTTAGCAGACAAAATTAAAATATTAGAGAATTCAAGTGCAACAGTGGAAGATGCAGCGCACGCATTAGGTTGTTTACCGGAAAAAATTGCGAAAACAATGTCTTTTGCCGTGACAGAAGAAAATCCTATTTTAATAGTGATGGCTGGCGATGCAAAAGTCGATAATAAAAAATATAAGTCTGTTTTTGGAACACGTGCGAAAATGCTGGCTAGAGATTTAGTAGAAGCTGCTATCGGTCATCAACCAGGAGGGGTTTGTCCATTTGCGATTAATGAAAATGTGGCGGTTTATTTAGATGAATCTCTAAAACGCTTTGACGTAGTGTATCCTGCAGCTGGTAATGACCATAGTGCTGTTGAGTTAACATTAGACGAGTTAGAAAAATACGCGAATGTTACGGAATGGATTGATGTTTCGAAAGGGTGGTAA
- a CDS encoding glutathione S-transferase family protein, whose translation MGILLKGQWYPDSQYANDKGEFVRKDSQFRNWITPDGHAGPTGEGGFKAEANRYHLYVSYACPWASRALMMRSLKGLETSISFSVVNPLMLDNGWTFEEADGVIPDPVIHAKYLYEIYTHVDEEYSGRVTVPVLYDKKQNKIVSNESSDIIRMFNDAFNEVGANATNYLPKDKLSEIDEWNEKIYHDINNGVYKAGFATKQPVYEEAVTQLFKRLDEIEEILGQRRFLIGDKPTEADWRLFPTLVRFDAVYVGHFKCNLRQIREYKHLWRYTRELYHWPKIAQTVNMNHIKQHYYRSHKFINPTGIVSKGPIIDFSLD comes from the coding sequence ATGGGAATTTTACTAAAAGGACAATGGTATCCAGATAGTCAATATGCCAATGATAAGGGAGAATTTGTTCGTAAAGATTCGCAATTTCGTAATTGGATTACACCGGACGGTCATGCAGGGCCGACAGGAGAAGGTGGATTTAAGGCGGAAGCGAATCGTTATCATTTATATGTTTCATATGCGTGTCCTTGGGCATCCCGCGCATTAATGATGCGAAGTTTAAAAGGATTAGAAACAAGCATTTCGTTTTCGGTTGTCAATCCCTTAATGCTTGATAATGGTTGGACTTTTGAAGAAGCTGATGGCGTGATTCCTGATCCTGTTATTCATGCGAAGTATCTTTATGAAATTTATACCCATGTTGATGAGGAGTACAGTGGACGTGTGACTGTACCAGTGCTATACGATAAAAAACAAAATAAAATTGTTAGTAATGAATCATCAGATATTATTCGCATGTTTAATGACGCATTTAATGAAGTAGGAGCGAATGCAACTAATTATTTACCAAAAGACAAGTTATCCGAAATTGATGAATGGAATGAAAAAATTTATCATGATATCAATAATGGTGTCTATAAAGCTGGTTTTGCGACCAAACAACCAGTTTATGAAGAAGCAGTAACGCAGTTATTTAAACGGTTGGATGAAATTGAAGAGATTTTAGGACAACGTCGCTTTTTAATTGGGGATAAACCGACAGAAGCTGATTGGCGTTTATTTCCAACATTGGTGCGTTTTGATGCGGTATATGTGGGGCATTTCAAATGTAATTTGCGCCAAATTAGAGAGTATAAACATTTATGGCGTTATACGAGAGAACTCTATCATTGGCCAAAAATTGCTCAAACGGTCAATATGAATCATATCAAACAACATTATTATAGGTCTCATAAATTTATTAATCCAACAGGCATCGTATCGAAAGGGCCAATAATTGATTTTAGTTTAGATTAG
- a CDS encoding MFS transporter, protein MQEKNIKLLPAIIATGMMSFAGVLIETAMNVTFPTLINEFGITTGQVQWVTTIYLLVISIFVPFSNYLLKNFSIRKLFAIANLFFILGLLIDFFAINFPILLVGRFLQGVSTGIALPLMFHIILTFSSPEKRGTMMGIGTMTTSIAPALGPTYGGILTAHLSWHYIFLLLIPILLVSLVMGVIAIPETSPQGNSRLDVLGLLGVTLLFTGFLMFLNQIHQWQALIWLVVGIAGLVLFYYQSKHAKEPLVHLDILKQKQFRVFLFGFLVCQALLLGVSFVLPNFVQIVLGKDAFVAGLLMLPGATVGAVLAPISGNLLDRFGSKKPILIGLTLAIIGWTGLTILLKQPLLVTLIAGHVVYMIGIGLCYSNMMTTGMNQLKQREYGDGNTIFNTLQQFAGAVSTAVVATIISLVQQNGTNIIDSTIKGSQIAMVVLLILLLVIFLQSMVYFKKNRA, encoded by the coding sequence ATGCAAGAAAAAAATATCAAACTATTACCAGCAATTATTGCTACGGGAATGATGTCGTTTGCAGGTGTCTTGATTGAAACCGCAATGAACGTGACTTTTCCAACTTTAATTAACGAATTCGGAATCACAACTGGGCAAGTCCAGTGGGTAACGACTATTTATTTATTAGTTATTTCGATATTTGTTCCTTTTTCAAACTATTTGTTAAAAAATTTCTCGATTCGCAAATTATTTGCAATCGCCAATCTCTTTTTTATCTTGGGTCTATTAATTGATTTTTTTGCGATTAATTTTCCGATATTACTAGTTGGACGTTTTTTACAAGGCGTGAGTACAGGGATTGCTTTACCGTTGATGTTCCACATTATTTTGACATTTAGTTCCCCTGAAAAGCGAGGAACCATGATGGGAATTGGCACAATGACTACTTCGATTGCTCCAGCTTTAGGACCCACGTATGGAGGGATTTTAACGGCGCATTTATCATGGCATTATATCTTTTTATTATTGATTCCGATATTACTGGTTTCATTGGTGATGGGGGTTATCGCTATTCCTGAAACCAGCCCACAAGGAAATAGTCGATTGGACGTCTTAGGATTACTTGGAGTAACGTTACTATTTACTGGATTTTTAATGTTTTTAAATCAGATTCATCAATGGCAAGCACTCATTTGGTTGGTTGTTGGGATCGCTGGATTAGTTTTATTTTATTATCAATCGAAACATGCGAAAGAGCCGCTCGTTCATTTAGATATTTTGAAACAAAAGCAATTTCGAGTCTTTTTATTTGGTTTTTTAGTTTGTCAGGCATTGTTATTAGGTGTGTCATTTGTTTTACCGAATTTTGTTCAAATTGTTTTAGGAAAAGATGCGTTTGTTGCAGGGTTATTAATGTTACCAGGGGCAACAGTTGGTGCAGTCTTAGCACCGATTTCAGGTAATTTATTGGATCGATTTGGTAGTAAAAAGCCTATTTTAATCGGACTAACATTGGCGATTATTGGCTGGACAGGATTAACCATCTTGTTGAAACAACCTTTGTTAGTGACTTTAATCGCAGGTCACGTGGTTTATATGATTGGGATTGGTTTATGTTATAGTAATATGATGACTACTGGAATGAACCAATTAAAACAAAGAGAATATGGCGATGGCAATACGATTTTTAATACGTTGCAGCAATTTGCGGGTGCCGTGTCAACTGCTGTTGTGGCAACAATCATTAGTTTAGTCCAACAAAATGGAACCAATATCATTGATTCCACTATCAAAGGCTCACAAATAGCGATGGTCGTGTTACTCATTTTATTACTCGTTATCTTTTTACAAAGTATGGTATATTTCAAAAAAAATCGTGCATAA
- a CDS encoding GNAT family N-acetyltransferase — translation MIIKQAELTDVPELLTLYQELLPFEMTLVEAKQTTAKMIRDETYFLAVAKENQEIVGTALGICCQTVTVPFLVIEDVIVKEKTRGKGVGRQLMMALDDFATKNNCAYAVLVSSGYRKAAHQFYESVGFTEGVRGFRKVYVE, via the coding sequence ATGATAATTAAACAAGCGGAATTAACCGATGTTCCAGAACTATTAACTTTATATCAAGAACTACTTCCTTTTGAAATGACGTTAGTTGAGGCTAAACAAACAACAGCAAAAATGATTCGCGATGAAACTTATTTTTTAGCAGTTGCTAAAGAAAATCAAGAGATAGTAGGGACTGCTCTAGGAATTTGTTGTCAAACAGTGACCGTTCCTTTTTTAGTGATTGAAGATGTGATTGTTAAAGAAAAAACTCGCGGGAAAGGCGTTGGACGTCAATTAATGATGGCGCTTGATGACTTTGCTACGAAGAATAATTGCGCATATGCTGTTTTAGTATCTTCTGGTTATCGTAAAGCTGCCCATCAATTTTATGAAAGTGTAGGATTTACAGAAGGTGTTAGAGGATTTCGTAAAGTGTATGTCGAATGA
- the nfsA gene encoding oxygen-insensitive NADPH nitroreductase has protein sequence MDFLEQLTSHTSARSFREKALSEQLKQQLIQAAQSGSSSNFVQAYSIIEVKNPEKLAEIATIANFSGYGAEHGVFYLFVADLNRNYQIAKRANRDLAAFASMESFLVSVVDTTIAAQNMTVYAESQDLGICYIGGIRNDIFRVAEMFNLPQLTVPLFGMIVGYPNEKNEVKPRLFQDVIVQIDGYQEMEEVTLDNYDAVMQTYYQQRSNNTQQATWSQKIQEHFKINRRPEVTDFLQKQGFDFFEKNR, from the coding sequence ATGGATTTTCTAGAGCAATTGACCAGTCACACCTCAGCTCGTTCTTTCCGTGAGAAAGCACTGTCAGAACAATTGAAACAACAATTAATACAAGCTGCGCAAAGTGGTTCTTCCTCAAATTTTGTTCAAGCCTACTCGATTATTGAAGTGAAAAACCCGGAAAAATTAGCAGAAATCGCAACAATTGCTAATTTTTCTGGCTATGGTGCAGAACATGGTGTCTTTTATCTTTTTGTAGCAGACTTGAATCGTAACTATCAAATTGCAAAACGTGCCAATCGTGACTTAGCTGCTTTTGCATCAATGGAATCTTTCTTGGTATCTGTTGTGGATACAACAATTGCGGCTCAAAATATGACAGTTTATGCAGAATCACAAGATTTGGGTATTTGTTATATCGGGGGAATTCGTAACGATATTTTTCGTGTAGCAGAAATGTTCAATTTACCTCAGCTCACAGTGCCGCTTTTTGGAATGATTGTGGGGTATCCAAACGAAAAAAATGAAGTGAAACCACGGCTATTTCAAGATGTAATTGTTCAGATTGATGGTTATCAAGAGATGGAGGAAGTGACTCTTGATAATTATGATGCTGTCATGCAAACCTACTATCAACAACGGTCGAATAATACACAGCAAGCAACATGGAGTCAAAAAATTCAAGAACATTTTAAAATAAACCGTCGTCCAGAAGTAACAGATTTCTTGCAAAAACAAGGATTTGACTTTTTTGAAAAAAATCGTTAG
- a CDS encoding catalase: MTKNYLTTAQGAPVADNQNSLTAGQNGPVLIQDVHLLEKLAHFNRERVPERVVHAKGAGAHGVFKVTNDVSAYTKADFLSEIGKETPVFTRFSTVAGELGSADTLRDPRGFAVKFYTETGNYDIVGNNTPIFFIRDAIKFPDFIHTQKRDPRTHLKNPNAVWDFWSLSPESLHQITILMSDRGIPATYRHMHGYGSHTFLWVNNNDEQFWVKYHFRTNQGVKNLLADVATKIAGENPDYHTEDLYHAIENGDTPSWTLHVQLIPFEEGLEMKELLFDVTKTISQKKYPLIEVGTMTLNRNPENYFAEVEQVTFSPGNFVPGIEASPDKLLQGRLFAYGDAHRYRVGANSSQLPINAPKVAVRNNQKDGAMRMDNGTSSVNYEPNSFNSVKEQAAAKISRYAIEGSIGNYTYDDNYYSQAGDLYRLLPIDEQQRLVENIVASLSQVTYPEIQQRQLLHFYQADEAYGQAVADGLGLTVKNK, translated from the coding sequence ATGACAAAAAATTATTTAACCACTGCTCAGGGTGCTCCTGTTGCAGATAATCAAAATTCTTTAACGGCAGGTCAAAATGGCCCCGTTTTAATACAAGATGTTCACTTATTAGAAAAACTTGCACACTTTAATCGTGAACGTGTCCCTGAACGAGTGGTTCATGCCAAAGGAGCTGGCGCACATGGTGTTTTTAAAGTGACTAATGATGTCTCTGCGTATACAAAAGCCGATTTTTTATCAGAAATTGGAAAAGAAACACCTGTATTCACGCGATTCTCAACTGTTGCCGGTGAATTAGGTTCTGCAGATACATTACGTGACCCACGCGGTTTTGCTGTTAAATTCTATACAGAAACTGGAAACTATGACATTGTAGGCAATAATACACCTATTTTCTTTATTCGAGATGCAATCAAATTTCCAGATTTTATTCATACTCAAAAACGTGATCCTCGAACACATTTAAAAAATCCTAATGCTGTCTGGGATTTTTGGTCCCTTTCGCCAGAGTCACTACATCAAATTACTATTTTAATGAGTGATCGTGGTATTCCAGCAACCTATCGCCACATGCACGGCTACGGTAGTCATACTTTTTTATGGGTCAATAATAATGATGAGCAATTTTGGGTAAAATATCATTTTAGAACCAATCAAGGCGTGAAAAATTTGTTAGCAGATGTTGCCACAAAAATTGCTGGTGAAAATCCTGATTATCATACAGAAGATTTGTATCATGCGATTGAAAATGGAGATACGCCTTCTTGGACCTTACATGTACAACTTATTCCATTTGAAGAAGGCTTAGAAATGAAAGAATTATTATTTGATGTCACTAAAACCATTTCTCAAAAGAAATATCCATTAATCGAAGTTGGAACGATGACATTAAATCGTAACCCAGAAAATTATTTTGCTGAGGTGGAACAAGTAACCTTTAGTCCTGGTAATTTTGTCCCTGGTATCGAAGCTTCTCCTGACAAATTGTTACAAGGACGTTTATTCGCTTATGGTGATGCTCATCGTTATCGAGTGGGCGCAAACAGTTCACAATTACCAATCAACGCACCAAAAGTAGCTGTACGAAATAATCAAAAAGATGGTGCCATGCGCATGGATAACGGAACGAGTAGTGTGAACTACGAACCAAATAGTTTTAATAGCGTGAAAGAACAAGCTGCTGCCAAAATTTCACGTTATGCGATTGAGGGATCAATTGGAAATTACACATACGACGACAATTACTACAGCCAAGCAGGTGATTTGTATCGTTTGTTACCTATCGATGAACAACAACGATTAGTTGAAAATATCGTTGCATCGTTAAGTCAAGTCACTTACCCTGAAATTCAACAAAGACAATTACTACATTTTTATCAAGCAGATGAAGCCTATGGACAAGCAGTTGCCGATGGTCTAGGTCTTACTGTAAAAAACAAGTAG
- a CDS encoding amidohydrolase, with product MVDLQELETFLIEYRRNMHRYPELSHQEYQTTENIRQLLLSHGVTIVDTPLETGLIAQITGAETGPTIALRADIDALPIVEQSGVEFVSENEGAMHACGHDFHTSVVLGATILLNQQRDKLKGTVLVIFQAAEEVAQGAGKVLETGVLENVEAIFGFHNDPSLPVGTLGTKVGELTAAVDRFEIIVKAEGAHGAKPHEGVDPLIVLAQIIQAFQPIVSRNLAPDSHAVLSITQVHSGETWNVIPESAYLEGTVRNFSAENRQKVEQRIRKILEGIALANEIEIDLIWHASCPSVTNDEKWTTVSLEAAQAVGYETRIVKESAIGEDFAYYQEKIPGSFVMIGSGGPYELHHPKFRVDDTALFPAVKYFEALVLSVLK from the coding sequence GTGGTAGATTTACAAGAACTAGAAACTTTTTTAATTGAATATCGACGCAATATGCATCGTTATCCTGAATTATCACATCAAGAATATCAAACAACTGAAAATATTCGTCAATTATTACTCTCTCATGGAGTGACGATTGTTGATACACCATTAGAAACAGGACTAATTGCCCAAATAACCGGTGCAGAAACAGGGCCAACAATTGCTTTGCGCGCAGACATTGATGCTTTACCAATTGTTGAACAGTCAGGCGTTGAATTTGTTTCTGAAAACGAAGGTGCCATGCACGCTTGTGGACATGATTTTCATACATCAGTTGTCTTAGGAGCAACTATTTTATTGAATCAACAACGAGATAAGTTAAAAGGAACGGTACTAGTTATTTTTCAAGCTGCTGAAGAAGTGGCTCAAGGTGCAGGGAAAGTGCTAGAAACGGGTGTTTTGGAAAATGTCGAAGCAATTTTTGGCTTCCACAATGACCCATCCTTACCTGTTGGTACATTAGGAACCAAAGTTGGCGAATTAACAGCGGCAGTCGATCGATTTGAAATTATCGTAAAAGCGGAAGGGGCGCATGGCGCGAAACCTCATGAAGGGGTTGATCCACTCATCGTTTTAGCACAGATTATTCAAGCGTTTCAACCTATTGTTAGTCGTAATTTAGCCCCTGATTCACATGCAGTTTTAAGCATTACCCAAGTACACAGTGGTGAAACGTGGAATGTTATTCCCGAAAGTGCCTATTTAGAAGGGACTGTTCGTAATTTTAGTGCAGAGAATCGCCAAAAAGTTGAACAACGGATTCGTAAAATTTTAGAAGGAATTGCTTTAGCAAATGAGATTGAGATTGACTTAATTTGGCATGCGAGCTGTCCTTCAGTCACCAATGATGAAAAATGGACGACTGTTTCTTTAGAAGCAGCCCAAGCAGTTGGTTATGAAACACGAATCGTTAAAGAATCAGCAATCGGTGAAGATTTTGCATACTATCAAGAAAAAATTCCAGGCTCTTTTGTGATGATTGGTTCAGGAGGTCCTTATGAACTACATCATCCAAAATTTAGAGTGGATGACACTGCATTATTTCCAGCAGTGAAATATTTTGAAGCACTTGTTTTAAGTGTTTTGAAATAA